A window from Acidobacteriota bacterium encodes these proteins:
- a CDS encoding thiamine pyrophosphate-binding protein: MRSRGRRHHDASPSHREYGTSTAAPKARVEDLMKAKTRNAKRSGGTATESRRAFMRQAVLGGAGATAAALGTGRAASAAEEDVKPITIPSEFEKAKAAPLPEIDFPMSGAQVFARACKEEGVKALFCCPGNYDVVHAIGDMGIPTYSGRHEGSLCHAADAFCRATGEVAATSGTEGPGFTDMICAISAANSARSPILVLASNKTIFAEDTEQGIQDQNQQPLTEGIKKYGKRLITPARTWEYAGYAFRQLKSGVPKPVHLDFPAEIARARFTDPIDVEYFYDKTKYRTDARPHPDPQAIDRAVELLRSAERPVIVSSNGVLYSKAWDALRKLAERAHIPVVESGAMKGQFPAEHELSADAAPMALMSADVVLLVGQYCMPTLGEFAFGPDARYIRIDPGAEDIGRNLPIDVGIVSDERAALEALAAAMPRQRREAWVAEVAAAREAFEAENEEYYRTGLGYTDAVHPAVIGKELADFLHHGDLPADRTTILQGGYGIARYTRRYLRAHRPAQIINGAYQYGAIGPDIGYTVGVAAAVRHGVGAQAGFEGHPVIGITGDGGFGYTAMEVETLSKYRFPAVIVVYNNNAWGTWTGQRNNTIGLPVHLFQENLRYDKLGEALGAHGEYVTRPDEMRPALERAYQVALDESRPSVVNVQAKKEFWVRDQYPPGFLGKIEPGVMSYYH; encoded by the coding sequence ATGCGTTCGCGCGGGCGTCGCCACCACGACGCATCGCCCAGTCACCGAGAGTACGGCACGAGTACGGCGGCGCCCAAGGCGCGTGTGGAGGATCTCATGAAAGCGAAGACGCGGAACGCGAAGCGGTCCGGCGGCACGGCGACGGAGTCACGGCGGGCGTTCATGCGCCAGGCGGTTCTGGGCGGTGCAGGCGCGACGGCGGCCGCTCTCGGCACGGGCCGTGCTGCGAGCGCGGCCGAGGAGGACGTCAAGCCGATCACCATTCCGAGCGAGTTCGAGAAGGCGAAGGCGGCCCCGCTGCCGGAGATCGACTTCCCGATGTCGGGCGCGCAGGTGTTCGCGCGGGCCTGCAAGGAAGAGGGGGTCAAGGCGCTGTTCTGCTGCCCGGGCAACTACGACGTGGTGCACGCCATCGGCGACATGGGCATCCCGACCTACTCGGGCCGCCACGAGGGCTCGCTGTGCCACGCGGCCGACGCCTTCTGCCGCGCCACCGGCGAGGTGGCGGCGACGTCCGGGACCGAGGGACCGGGCTTCACCGACATGATCTGCGCCATCTCGGCCGCCAACTCGGCCCGCTCCCCGATTCTCGTGCTCGCCAGCAACAAGACCATCTTCGCCGAGGACACCGAGCAGGGCATCCAGGACCAGAACCAGCAGCCGCTGACCGAGGGCATCAAGAAGTACGGCAAGCGGCTCATCACGCCCGCCCGCACCTGGGAGTACGCCGGCTACGCGTTCCGGCAGCTCAAGAGCGGCGTGCCCAAGCCGGTGCACCTCGACTTCCCGGCCGAGATCGCCCGCGCCCGGTTCACCGATCCGATCGACGTCGAGTACTTCTACGACAAGACCAAGTACCGCACCGACGCCAGGCCGCATCCCGACCCGCAGGCGATCGACCGGGCGGTCGAGCTGCTGCGGAGCGCCGAGCGGCCGGTCATCGTGTCGAGCAACGGCGTCCTCTACAGCAAGGCGTGGGACGCGCTCCGGAAGCTGGCCGAGCGCGCGCACATCCCGGTGGTCGAATCGGGCGCCATGAAGGGCCAGTTCCCGGCCGAACACGAACTGTCGGCCGACGCGGCGCCGATGGCGTTGATGAGCGCGGACGTCGTCCTGCTCGTCGGCCAGTACTGCATGCCGACGCTCGGGGAGTTCGCCTTCGGGCCCGATGCGCGCTACATCCGCATCGATCCGGGCGCGGAGGACATCGGGCGCAATCTTCCCATCGACGTCGGCATCGTCAGCGACGAGCGCGCCGCCCTCGAGGCCCTGGCCGCCGCGATGCCGCGCCAGCGGCGGGAAGCGTGGGTGGCCGAGGTGGCCGCGGCCCGCGAGGCGTTCGAGGCGGAGAACGAGGAGTACTACCGGACCGGGCTGGGGTACACCGACGCGGTGCATCCGGCGGTCATCGGCAAGGAGCTGGCCGACTTCCTGCACCACGGCGACCTGCCGGCGGACCGCACCACGATCCTGCAGGGCGGCTACGGCATCGCGCGCTACACGCGGCGCTACCTGCGCGCGCACCGGCCGGCGCAGATCATCAACGGCGCGTACCAGTACGGGGCGATCGGCCCGGACATCGGCTACACCGTCGGCGTCGCGGCGGCCGTCCGCCACGGCGTCGGGGCGCAGGCGGGCTTCGAGGGCCACCCGGTGATCGGCATCACCGGCGACGGCGGGTTCGGCTACACCGCGATGGAGGTCGAGACGCTGTCCAAGTACCGCTTCCCTGCCGTCATCGTCGTCTACAACAACAACGCGTGGGGCACGTGGACCGGCCAGCGCAACAACACCATCGGGCTCCCCGTGCACCTGTTCCAGGAGAACCTGCGGTACGACAAGCTCGGCGAAGCGCTCGGGGCGCACGGCGAGTACGTCACGCGGCCCGACGAGATGCGGCCGGCCCTCGAGCGGGCCTACCAGGTGGCGCTCGACGAGAGCCGTCCGAGCGTCGTCAACGTGCAGGCCAAGAAGGAGTTCTGGGTGCGCGACCAGTATCCGCCCGGGTTCCTCGGCAAGATCGAGCCGGGCGTGATGTCCTACTACCACTAG